A section of the Metabacillus endolithicus genome encodes:
- a CDS encoding vWA domain-containing protein, giving the protein MYKYFFLVFLVFLLTVQSFVPINQASATDGLSINATVGGQQSLEIGNDGKVTTTVTFDLIPGGTATANVRKPMDVVIVFDKSGSMAEEVSGGKTKLQLAKEAVQKAVNTFKANNKNNSDRYGIVAFDSNVNYDYTINTLQSDPDRIMDKIKYAPAQGGTNYTDALIIAQNILKNSTNRLNRDQYIIFMTDGKPTNSTKQINVNKRYYKLEEYYKYQWGRSWSGDSYYRESKFDEWRYYGGGVVYVDSTPYIISENRTTINGTKTHLYDSNNGRNNIVIEHNGGYYIDSYNNDSVPNAIKAHGLEQAQNIENNNMTLLSIGFGEQNKLDMNYLAELSSISDGKAERATPENIVKMFEDISKNISAEYPSLSNGFIRFKIPPGAMVQENDSVSVVDDAVIMNLRDIKYNPNPPNAGDSSLRYELPVTFTAPGTYNFSFDVLYNSGTIARRGIPYSIEVKVPTIPLSSISFIEKEKAITVGERFKVEDYLRFVPSDATNKLIGNVTANNYGPITISKIGNEWYVTGRDIGYSDIKAIADENTSIYDFMKVIVTRNSDSNDGGDNGDDDQDQDDGSDYDDDPETGGDSGDTELKW; this is encoded by the coding sequence ATGTACAAGTATTTTTTTCTCGTATTTTTAGTGTTTCTTTTAACAGTTCAATCCTTTGTACCTATTAATCAAGCGTCAGCTACTGATGGCCTCTCGATTAACGCGACAGTGGGCGGACAGCAATCACTTGAAATTGGAAATGATGGAAAAGTAACAACAACAGTTACCTTTGATTTAATACCTGGGGGAACAGCAACAGCGAATGTACGGAAGCCGATGGATGTTGTTATCGTATTTGATAAATCCGGTTCGATGGCTGAGGAAGTAAGCGGTGGAAAAACAAAGCTTCAATTAGCAAAGGAAGCTGTTCAAAAAGCTGTAAATACATTTAAAGCAAATAATAAAAACAATTCTGATCGTTATGGAATTGTTGCTTTTGATTCGAATGTAAATTATGACTATACAATAAACACACTTCAATCAGACCCAGATCGAATAATGGATAAAATTAAATATGCCCCAGCACAAGGTGGTACAAATTACACTGATGCATTAATTATTGCTCAAAACATATTGAAAAACTCAACTAACCGCTTAAACCGTGATCAATATATTATTTTTATGACAGATGGTAAACCGACAAACTCTACAAAACAGATAAATGTAAATAAGAGGTATTATAAATTAGAAGAATACTATAAATACCAATGGGGTAGAAGTTGGAGTGGAGACAGCTATTATCGGGAATCAAAGTTTGATGAATGGAGATATTACGGGGGCGGTGTAGTATACGTTGATAGCACACCGTATATTATCTCTGAAAATAGAACAACAATTAATGGAACTAAAACACATCTTTATGATTCCAATAATGGGCGGAACAATATTGTAATCGAACATAACGGTGGCTATTATATCGATTCATATAACAATGATTCAGTTCCAAATGCCATTAAGGCACATGGACTAGAGCAAGCACAAAACATTGAAAATAATAACATGACGTTATTATCCATTGGATTTGGTGAACAAAATAAGTTAGATATGAATTATTTAGCAGAATTGTCATCCATTTCAGATGGGAAAGCTGAAAGAGCAACACCAGAGAATATTGTGAAAATGTTTGAAGATATATCCAAAAATATTTCTGCTGAGTATCCATCACTTTCAAATGGATTTATAAGATTCAAGATTCCACCTGGTGCAATGGTTCAAGAAAATGATTCAGTATCTGTAGTAGATGACGCTGTTATTATGAACTTAAGGGATATTAAGTATAACCCCAACCCACCTAATGCGGGAGATTCATCTCTCCGTTATGAGCTGCCAGTAACATTTACAGCACCAGGGACATATAATTTCTCATTTGATGTTCTTTATAATTCAGGAACTATTGCAAGAAGAGGTATTCCTTATAGTATTGAAGTGAAAGTGCCTACTATTCCTTTAAGTAGTATTTCATTTATTGAAAAAGAAAAAGCAATTACTGTTGGTGAACGATTTAAAGTAGAAGACTACCTTCGTTTTGTTCCTTCAGATGCTACAAATAAATTGATTGGAAATGTAACAGCTAACAATTATGGGCCAATTACTATTTCTAAAATAGGTAACGAGTGGTATGTAACAGGTAGAGATATAGGTTATTCAGACATTAAAGCAATTGCTGACGAAAATACAAGTATTTATGATTTTATGAAGGTTATTGTTACACGAAACAGTGATTCTAACGACGGTGGAGATAATGGAGATGACGACCAAGACCAAGATGATGGTTCAGATTATGATGATGACCCTGAAACTGGTGGCGATTCGGGTGACACAGAACTTAAATGGTAA
- a CDS encoding sensor domain-containing diguanylate cyclase, with protein MNKKGQLLIWVIWIISFPFLLWISYKMSPPTITGLEFDLISFLLLMCLVAFWPIIINDTPVFYVQGVSLAVFLYFGLFVEIIFTQVALIVLLSKLRLSRKDMYRIPLNSLLFISISIIGAIVFNLVGGTHGTKYSAQFLSAIIAYEATIFLSNQLLLNAIKSLLFKEKFAIFTRSFLWEFITSIIVFPIGVALYFLYLEVGIASILFIGIPLLILSIILTLYYKTKQINQYLQRASEIGHQLTERLEKKEILNVFIEKITKMISVEAAYIIDVYDNDRMKIIKEFEKGQIHLKSEPNKSAYKGISGYVFGIRESVLFHSRKQWVNIKSSQLPDSVESVIGVPVKRNQDLVGIVILASNKKRAFDRTQLMLIDLLSTYLGVAIENARNYEKTKKQSEHCALTGLFNYRFIENKLKEEFELINGQVNRYLSVILFDLDHFKAVNDTYGHHAGNQVLIELANRIVETVGANGIVARYGGEEFVVLLPDYRNEGSLLIAEKLRQKIANTPFTIETTLNDVNQTQTIFVTASFGVATAPNDADDPFSLIRHADRAMYIGAKRAGRNRVAGYVS; from the coding sequence ATGAATAAGAAGGGACAACTCTTAATTTGGGTTATATGGATTATTTCTTTTCCTTTTTTATTATGGATTTCTTATAAAATGTCGCCTCCGACTATAACAGGTCTGGAATTCGATCTTATTTCTTTCCTCTTATTAATGTGTTTGGTTGCTTTCTGGCCAATCATTATCAATGATACACCAGTGTTTTATGTTCAAGGTGTTTCATTAGCTGTTTTTCTTTATTTTGGATTGTTTGTTGAGATTATTTTTACTCAAGTAGCTTTGATTGTACTTTTAAGTAAGCTTCGATTAAGTAGAAAAGATATGTATCGAATACCTCTTAATTCGTTACTGTTTATTTCAATATCAATAATAGGTGCAATCGTCTTCAATTTAGTTGGTGGAACTCATGGAACTAAATACAGTGCTCAATTTTTATCTGCGATTATTGCTTATGAAGCAACGATCTTTCTTTCAAATCAATTATTATTAAATGCAATTAAATCACTTCTGTTTAAAGAAAAATTTGCCATTTTTACAAGAAGTTTTTTATGGGAATTCATTACTTCAATCATTGTTTTTCCAATAGGAGTAGCTTTATATTTTCTTTATTTAGAAGTCGGAATTGCTTCAATTCTGTTTATTGGTATTCCACTTTTAATCCTTTCAATTATTCTTACTCTGTATTATAAAACTAAGCAAATCAATCAATATTTGCAGCGAGCTAGTGAAATTGGTCATCAGTTGACTGAAAGATTGGAAAAAAAGGAAATTCTAAATGTTTTTATTGAAAAAATCACCAAAATGATATCGGTTGAAGCAGCTTATATCATCGATGTGTACGATAATGATAGAATGAAAATAATCAAAGAATTTGAAAAAGGACAAATTCATCTAAAGTCGGAACCGAATAAATCTGCGTATAAAGGTATATCGGGATATGTATTTGGAATTAGGGAGAGTGTACTTTTTCACTCCCGTAAACAATGGGTGAATATAAAATCCTCTCAGCTTCCAGATTCTGTTGAAAGTGTTATAGGTGTACCTGTTAAGAGAAATCAAGATTTGGTTGGAATCGTTATTTTAGCAAGCAACAAAAAGCGGGCATTTGATCGAACTCAGCTCATGCTAATTGACTTACTTTCAACATATCTAGGTGTTGCCATTGAGAATGCTAGAAACTATGAAAAAACCAAAAAACAAAGTGAGCACTGTGCTCTCACTGGACTTTTTAATTATCGATTTATAGAAAATAAACTTAAAGAAGAATTTGAGTTAATTAATGGTCAGGTAAATAGGTATCTTTCTGTAATTTTATTTGATTTAGATCATTTTAAAGCAGTGAATGATACATATGGACATCATGCCGGCAATCAGGTCTTAATAGAATTGGCTAATAGAATTGTTGAGACTGTAGGTGCAAATGGAATAGTTGCTAGGTACGGTGGAGAAGAGTTTGTTGTTCTTCTTCCTGATTATAGGAATGAAGGTAGTCTGCTTATAGCTGAAAAGCTTAGACAAAAAATAGCTAATACACCATTTACTATTGAAACGACACTAAATGATGTAAATCAAACACAAACTATCTTTGTAACAGCAAGTTTTGGTGTAGCGACAGCACCAAATGATGCAGACGATCCTTTCTCTTTAATACGTCATGCAGACCGAGCGATGTATATAGGTGCAAAACGAGCAGGACGCAATAGAGTGGCTGGTTATGTTAGCTAG
- the ysxE gene encoding spore coat protein YsxE: MAMQLSEVRPLLKNYDLYPEYTEEITKKTIKVYTDTGPYVLKKLSSEFNPHFVDSIRILNEQKYSNYVPLLRNKQQQLISQYNGEYYYLMPWLVNEQEEERDARHQLLFKEVANLHKRTEKKISLDGQEATNHYEKLTNKWDEEKARFETFVEQCEKKIYLSPFELQAVTYYTEVSRAIEFSRKKLDEWYEKMTDQKSARVVLTHGKVSARHFLYDDDGNGYLSNFEKSSYSSPIDDFLLFLNRTARTYPIQSDDVVNWFYSYQKDYPFTEEEMLLFIGYLAYPERLCRFIKNYSKKGKKSSELEANKQLVRAYWQFKNIEYFVMKVSEIENRKKMEAEAAEAQTES, from the coding sequence ATGGCGATGCAGCTAAGTGAAGTAAGGCCTTTGTTAAAAAATTATGATTTATACCCTGAATATACAGAGGAAATCACCAAGAAAACAATTAAGGTATATACAGATACCGGTCCTTATGTATTAAAAAAATTATCAAGTGAATTTAATCCACATTTTGTTGATTCTATTCGAATCTTAAATGAACAAAAATATTCGAATTATGTTCCCCTTTTAAGGAATAAACAGCAGCAGCTTATTTCTCAATATAATGGGGAGTACTATTACTTAATGCCGTGGCTTGTGAATGAACAAGAAGAAGAGCGTGATGCTCGTCATCAGCTTCTATTTAAAGAGGTTGCAAACCTTCACAAACGAACAGAAAAGAAAATATCTCTTGATGGTCAAGAGGCAACAAATCATTATGAAAAACTAACGAATAAGTGGGATGAAGAAAAAGCACGTTTTGAAACATTTGTTGAACAATGTGAGAAAAAGATATATTTATCTCCATTTGAGTTGCAAGCTGTTACTTACTATACTGAGGTATCGAGAGCCATTGAATTTTCTCGTAAAAAGCTCGATGAGTGGTATGAGAAAATGACAGATCAAAAGTCTGCAAGAGTAGTGTTAACGCATGGAAAAGTATCTGCACGCCACTTCTTATATGATGATGATGGTAATGGTTATTTATCAAACTTTGAGAAATCGTCTTATTCAAGTCCTATTGATGATTTTTTATTATTTTTGAATCGAACGGCGAGAACGTATCCAATTCAAAGTGATGATGTTGTGAATTGGTTTTATTCCTATCAAAAAGACTACCCGTTTACAGAAGAGGAAATGCTTTTATTTATTGGGTATTTGGCTTATCCAGAGCGACTATGTCGTTTCATTAAAAACTATTCAAAAAAAGGGAAAAAGAGCTCTGAGTTAGAAGCAAATAAACAGCTTGTGAGAGCTTATTGGCAATTTAAAAATATTGAGTACTTTGTAATGAAGGTTTCTGAAATAGAAAACAGAAAGAAAATGGAAGCAGAAGCAGCAGAGGCACAAACTGAATCTTAG
- the hemB gene encoding porphobilinogen synthase, giving the protein MNIQFTRHRRLRNSNNLRAMVRETHLRPEDFIYPIFVVEGDNKKNEVPSMPGVYHLSLDLLNQEIEEVISLGVKSVILFGVPDEKDDVGTQAYHDNGIVQRATRQVKETFPELVVVADTCLCQYTDHGHCGIVENGQVLNDPTLDLLARTAISQAKAGADIIAPSNMMDGFVAAIRHGLDEAGFEHIPVMSYAVKYASAFYGPFRDAAHSTPQFGDRKTYQMDPANRDEALREAQSDLEEGADFLIVKPALSYLDIIRDVKNQFNVPIVAYNVSGEYSMIKAAAQNGWVDEKALVMEMLVGMKRAGVDLIITYFAKDAARWIREDQ; this is encoded by the coding sequence ATGAATATTCAATTTACAAGACACCGCCGTTTACGTAACAGTAATAACCTAAGAGCAATGGTGAGAGAAACACATCTCCGCCCAGAGGATTTTATTTATCCAATTTTCGTTGTAGAAGGGGATAATAAGAAAAACGAAGTTCCATCAATGCCAGGTGTTTATCACTTGTCTTTAGATCTATTGAATCAGGAAATTGAAGAAGTTATTTCGTTAGGGGTTAAGTCTGTTATCTTATTTGGTGTTCCTGATGAAAAGGACGATGTAGGAACTCAAGCTTATCATGATAATGGAATTGTTCAACGTGCAACTAGACAGGTAAAAGAGACATTCCCTGAATTAGTCGTTGTTGCGGATACATGTCTTTGTCAATATACAGATCATGGACACTGTGGAATTGTTGAAAATGGACAAGTATTAAATGATCCTACACTTGATCTGCTTGCACGTACTGCTATCAGTCAAGCAAAAGCAGGTGCCGATATTATCGCTCCTTCAAACATGATGGATGGCTTTGTAGCAGCAATTAGACATGGGTTAGATGAAGCTGGCTTTGAACATATTCCGGTTATGTCTTATGCAGTTAAATATGCAAGTGCTTTTTACGGACCGTTCCGTGATGCAGCGCACAGCACACCACAATTTGGTGATCGAAAAACATATCAAATGGATCCTGCTAATCGTGATGAAGCATTAAGAGAAGCTCAGTCCGATTTAGAAGAAGGTGCAGACTTTTTAATTGTAAAACCGGCATTATCTTATTTAGATATTATCCGTGATGTGAAAAATCAATTTAACGTTCCTATTGTAGCTTATAATGTTAGTGGTGAGTATTCCATGATTAAAGCAGCTGCACAAAATGGATGGGTTGATGAAAAAGCATTGGTAATGGAAATGTTAGTCGGAATGAAACGTGCAGGTGTTGATTTAATTATTACATATTTTGCAAAAGATGCAGCACGGTGGATAAGGGAAGATCAATAA
- a CDS encoding valine--tRNA ligase, with translation MENNEQQVSLPTKYDPNAIEKNRYSFWLEGKYFEATGDEKKQPYTIVIPPPNVTGKLHLGHAWDTTLQDIVTRMKRMQGFDVLWLPGMDHAGIATQAKVEAKLKEEGKSRYDLGREKFIEETWKWKEEYAGHIREQWSKVGLGLDYSRERFTLDEGLSKAVREVFVSLYNKGLIYRGEYIINWDPQTKTALSDIEVIYKDVQGAFYHMRYPLADGSGSIEIATTRPETMLGDTAVAVHPEDERYKHLIGKNVVLPIVGREIPIVGDDYVDMEFGSGAVKITPAHDPNDFEIGNRHNLERILVMNEDGTMNDKAGVYKGLDRFACRKKIVKDLQDSGVLFKIEEHMHSVGHSERSGAVVEPYLSTQWFVKMQPLADEAIKLQEDDEKVNFVPDRFEKTYLRWMENIRDWCISRQLWWGHRIPAWYHKETGEVYVNQEPPADIENWNQDNDVLDTWFSSALWPFSTMGWPDTESADFKRYYPTDVLVTGYDIIFFWVSRMIFQGLEFTGKRPFKDVLIHGLVRDEQGRKMSKSLGNGVDPMEVIDQYGADSLRFFLSTGSSPGQDLRFSYEKVESTWNFANKIWNASRFALMNMDGLTYEEIDLTGEKSVADKWILTRLNETIENVTKLADKYEFGEVGRLLYNFIWDDFCDWYIEMAKLPLYGEDEAAKKTTRSILAYVLDHTMRLLHPFMPFITEEIWQSLPHKGESITVAAWPTVNEQLTDRAAATEMKLLVEVIRAVRNIRAEVNTPMSKQIPMRIKAKDQDVLKQLENNRAYIERFCNTSSLSISTEVDSTEKSMSAVVTGAEIILPIEGLINIEEEIKRLEKEREKLDKEVERVQKKLGNEGFLKKAPEKVIEEEKAKENDYREKRDIVLARIQELKVKR, from the coding sequence ATGGAAAACAATGAACAACAAGTTTCATTACCAACAAAATATGATCCAAATGCAATTGAAAAAAACCGCTATTCTTTTTGGCTAGAAGGAAAGTACTTTGAGGCAACAGGTGACGAAAAGAAACAACCTTATACAATTGTCATCCCACCGCCTAACGTAACAGGAAAGCTGCACCTAGGTCATGCTTGGGATACAACATTGCAAGACATTGTTACACGTATGAAAAGAATGCAAGGCTTTGATGTATTATGGCTTCCAGGTATGGACCATGCTGGAATTGCTACACAAGCAAAGGTAGAAGCAAAGTTAAAAGAAGAAGGAAAGTCCAGATATGATTTAGGAAGAGAAAAGTTCATTGAAGAAACTTGGAAATGGAAAGAAGAATATGCTGGTCATATTCGTGAGCAATGGTCAAAAGTAGGTCTTGGTCTTGATTATAGTCGTGAGCGATTTACTCTTGATGAAGGACTCTCAAAAGCAGTTCGTGAAGTATTCGTTTCTCTATATAATAAAGGCTTAATTTACCGTGGAGAATATATTATTAACTGGGATCCACAAACAAAAACAGCATTATCTGATATTGAAGTTATTTATAAAGATGTTCAAGGTGCATTCTACCATATGCGTTATCCATTAGCAGACGGTTCAGGCTCTATTGAAATCGCAACAACTCGTCCGGAAACAATGCTAGGAGATACAGCTGTTGCTGTTCATCCGGAAGATGAGAGATATAAACATTTAATCGGCAAAAATGTTGTACTACCAATCGTAGGACGTGAAATTCCAATCGTTGGCGATGATTATGTTGATATGGAATTCGGTTCTGGTGCAGTAAAAATTACACCAGCACATGATCCTAATGATTTTGAAATCGGAAATCGTCATAACCTTGAACGTATTTTAGTTATGAATGAAGATGGAACAATGAATGACAAGGCAGGCGTTTATAAAGGCTTAGACCGTTTTGCATGCAGAAAGAAAATTGTAAAAGATCTACAAGATTCAGGTGTACTTTTCAAAATTGAAGAGCATATGCATTCAGTTGGTCATAGTGAGCGAAGTGGTGCGGTTGTCGAGCCTTACCTTTCTACTCAATGGTTTGTTAAAATGCAGCCGCTTGCTGATGAAGCAATTAAGCTTCAAGAAGATGATGAAAAGGTAAACTTTGTTCCAGATCGTTTTGAGAAAACGTACTTACGTTGGATGGAAAATATTCGTGATTGGTGTATCTCTCGTCAGCTTTGGTGGGGACATAGAATACCTGCTTGGTACCATAAAGAAACTGGAGAGGTTTATGTAAACCAGGAGCCACCAGCTGATATTGAAAACTGGAATCAAGACAATGATGTTCTTGATACATGGTTCAGCTCAGCGCTATGGCCGTTCTCAACAATGGGTTGGCCGGATACCGAGTCAGCTGACTTTAAACGTTACTATCCAACTGATGTACTTGTAACAGGCTATGACATTATCTTCTTCTGGGTATCTCGTATGATTTTCCAAGGCCTTGAATTTACAGGTAAACGTCCATTCAAGGATGTGTTAATCCATGGTCTTGTGCGTGATGAGCAGGGACGTAAAATGAGTAAATCACTTGGTAATGGTGTTGATCCGATGGAAGTTATTGATCAATACGGTGCTGATTCATTACGTTTCTTCTTATCAACAGGAAGTTCACCGGGTCAGGATTTACGTTTCAGCTATGAAAAAGTTGAATCTACTTGGAATTTTGCCAACAAAATTTGGAACGCATCACGATTTGCGTTGATGAATATGGATGGCTTAACATATGAAGAAATTGATTTAACTGGTGAAAAATCTGTTGCTGATAAATGGATTTTAACTCGTTTAAATGAAACGATTGAAAATGTAACAAAGCTTGCTGATAAATATGAATTTGGTGAAGTTGGACGTCTTCTATACAATTTCATTTGGGATGACTTCTGTGATTGGTATATTGAAATGGCGAAGCTTCCTCTATACGGAGAAGACGAAGCAGCGAAGAAAACAACTCGTTCTATACTTGCTTATGTTCTTGATCACACAATGAGATTGCTGCATCCATTTATGCCATTCATTACAGAAGAAATTTGGCAATCACTTCCTCATAAAGGTGAATCCATTACAGTTGCAGCTTGGCCGACTGTTAATGAACAATTAACAGACCGCGCGGCAGCAACAGAAATGAAGTTATTAGTTGAAGTGATACGTGCTGTTCGTAACATTCGTGCAGAGGTTAACACACCAATGAGCAAGCAAATTCCAATGAGAATAAAGGCAAAAGATCAAGATGTATTAAAACAGCTTGAAAACAACCGTGCTTATATTGAAAGATTCTGTAATACAAGTTCTCTAAGCATCTCAACAGAAGTTGATTCAACAGAAAAATCTATGAGTGCTGTTGTTACAGGTGCTGAAATTATTTTACCAATTGAAGGGTTAATTAATATTGAAGAAGAAATTAAACGCCTTGAAAAAGAACGTGAAAAGCTTGATAAAGAAGTAGAACGCGTTCAAAAGAAATTAGGCAATGAAGGCTTCTTAAAGAAAGCACCTGAGAAAGTCATTGAAGAGGAAAAAGCAAAAGAAAACGATTATCGAGAAAAACGTGATATTGTATTAGCCAGAATTCAAGAACTAAAGGTTAAGAGATGA
- the hemL gene encoding glutamate-1-semialdehyde 2,1-aminomutase, which yields MNSYQKSESAFHEAQSLMPGGVNSPVRAFKSVGMNPIFMERGKGSKIYDIDGNEYIDYVLSWGPLIHGHSNDTVVEAIKKVVESGTSFGAPTLIENELAKLVIDRVPSIEIVRMVSSGTEATMSALRLARGYTGRNKIIKFEGCYHGHGDSLLIKAGSGVATLGLPDSPGVPEGIAKNTITVPYNDLESIQYAFEQFGEDIAGIIVEPVAGNMGVVPPQPGFLEGLRAITEQYGALLIFDEVMTGFRVDYGCAQDYYSVTPDLTCLGKVIGGGLPVGAYGGKAEIMKQIAPSGPIYQAGTLSGNPLAMTAGYETLKQLTRDSYKEFQRKADRLEEGFSAAANEYEIPHTINRAGSMIGLFFTNEDVTNYEKAKTSNLDFFASYYRSMANQGVFLPPSQFEGLFLSTAHTDADIDHTIEAAKKAFAELKK from the coding sequence ATGAATAGCTATCAAAAAAGCGAAAGTGCATTTCATGAAGCTCAATCATTAATGCCCGGTGGTGTTAATAGTCCTGTAAGAGCATTTAAATCTGTTGGGATGAATCCTATATTCATGGAACGAGGAAAAGGCTCAAAAATTTATGATATCGATGGAAACGAATATATTGACTATGTTCTTTCCTGGGGACCGCTTATTCATGGTCATTCAAACGATACTGTAGTTGAAGCGATTAAAAAAGTTGTTGAGTCAGGTACAAGCTTTGGTGCTCCTACCCTGATTGAGAACGAACTTGCAAAGCTTGTAATAGATCGTGTGCCTTCGATTGAAATCGTCCGTATGGTAAGCTCAGGGACGGAAGCAACGATGAGTGCATTACGATTAGCAAGGGGCTATACTGGACGAAATAAAATTATTAAGTTTGAGGGCTGCTACCATGGTCATGGTGATTCTTTATTGATTAAAGCAGGATCAGGAGTTGCAACGTTAGGATTACCTGATAGTCCTGGTGTACCTGAAGGAATTGCGAAAAATACGATTACCGTTCCGTACAATGATTTAGAAAGCATTCAATATGCATTTGAACAATTTGGAGAAGACATTGCAGGGATCATTGTAGAACCTGTAGCAGGGAACATGGGAGTTGTCCCACCTCAACCAGGTTTTCTTGAGGGATTACGAGCAATTACAGAACAATATGGTGCTTTATTAATCTTTGATGAGGTTATGACAGGGTTTCGTGTAGATTATGGCTGTGCTCAAGACTATTACAGTGTAACACCTGATTTAACATGCCTTGGCAAGGTAATCGGTGGAGGTTTACCTGTAGGAGCTTATGGTGGTAAAGCAGAAATCATGAAGCAAATTGCCCCAAGTGGACCGATTTACCAAGCGGGTACATTATCAGGAAATCCACTTGCGATGACAGCAGGGTATGAAACATTAAAACAGTTAACAAGAGATTCTTATAAAGAATTTCAACGTAAAGCCGACCGTCTTGAAGAAGGTTTTTCAGCAGCCGCTAATGAGTATGAAATTCCTCATACAATCAATCGTGCCGGCTCGATGATTGGCTTATTCTTCACAAATGAAGATGTAACAAATTATGAAAAAGCCAAAACATCAAATCTTGATTTCTTTGCCAGCTATTATCGAAGCATGGCAAATCAAGGAGTATTCCTTCCTCCTTCACAATTTGAAGGCTTATTCCTATCAACAGCACACACAGACGCGGACATTGATCATACAATAGAAGCTGCTAAGAAGGCATTTGCTGAATTAAAAAAATAA
- the spoVID gene encoding stage VI sporulation protein D produces the protein MSQQQLRFSVEESVWFQKGQEVSELLSISLDPDIAIHEHDQYISIRGALQLTGEYKIETESSEEETFEYANVRYVNEVDTREDGVSVLNHRFPVDITIPKNRIQQLDEVYVSIESFDYDLPEHACLKLIADLSISGISNGETAEEEEVRPAEEPKEEAFEALFREEQNTAEHNNSEPVSRIEPSPFSSFYEERKLDEEDVDKLSPSFSVTKEQDVVEEREEEAEEVVVETSPAEYEKEIVEPEPAVVEEVNVEQGQTEEEVYDPFVVEVRREESTPEPQEVQYSFFSKTEEEPTNVDEDLQKKDEVGREEGETKDAHYLTSLFARDEEEDFSRVKMCIVQQGDTLELISEKYEISIQQILRVNEFHADQDVYEGQILYIPAYSTSK, from the coding sequence TTGTCACAACAACAACTACGTTTCTCAGTAGAAGAATCTGTTTGGTTTCAAAAAGGACAGGAAGTATCTGAACTTTTATCTATTTCTTTAGATCCGGATATTGCCATTCATGAGCATGATCAGTACATTTCAATTCGTGGTGCCCTGCAGCTTACTGGGGAATATAAAATAGAAACGGAAAGTTCTGAAGAGGAAACGTTCGAATATGCAAATGTACGTTATGTAAATGAGGTCGATACACGTGAAGATGGTGTGAGCGTATTAAATCATCGTTTTCCTGTTGATATTACGATTCCTAAAAATCGAATTCAACAGCTTGACGAGGTGTATGTTTCGATCGAATCCTTTGATTATGATTTACCTGAACATGCTTGCTTAAAATTAATAGCTGATTTATCTATAAGCGGAATTTCGAATGGAGAGACAGCGGAAGAAGAAGAGGTGAGACCTGCAGAGGAGCCTAAGGAAGAAGCATTTGAAGCTCTTTTCCGTGAAGAACAAAATACTGCAGAACATAATAATTCCGAGCCTGTTTCAAGAATAGAGCCTTCACCTTTTTCTTCTTTCTATGAGGAAAGAAAGTTAGATGAAGAAGACGTGGACAAATTATCACCTTCCTTCTCTGTCACGAAAGAACAGGATGTAGTTGAAGAGCGTGAGGAAGAAGCAGAAGAAGTAGTGGTTGAAACGTCACCTGCTGAATATGAAAAAGAAATCGTAGAGCCTGAACCGGCTGTTGTAGAAGAAGTTAATGTTGAGCAGGGACAAACTGAAGAAGAGGTTTATGATCCATTTGTTGTGGAAGTAAGAAGAGAAGAATCAACTCCTGAACCTCAAGAAGTACAATATTCCTTTTTCTCTAAAACCGAAGAAGAGCCAACAAATGTTGATGAAGATTTACAAAAGAAGGATGAAGTTGGTCGTGAAGAGGGAGAAACAAAGGATGCCCATTACTTAACAAGTTTATTTGCAAGAGACGAAGAAGAAGATTTCTCCAGAGTGAAAATGTGTATTGTTCAACAAGGAGATACACTTGAATTAATTAGTGAGAAATATGAAATTTCCATTCAACAAATTTTACGTGTAAATGAGTTTCATGCAGATCAAGATGTATATGAAGGACAAATTCTTTATATCCCTGCATACTCAACAAGTAAATAA